The following are encoded together in the Echeneis naucrates chromosome 9, fEcheNa1.1, whole genome shotgun sequence genome:
- the qng1 gene encoding queuosine 5'-phosphate N-glycosylase/hydrolase isoform X2 — protein MNFSFWPENEIQQCEVTYKGTTYTGYMTLCAAITRAIEEGIPITDPKYFSQMSVEELGHVLRSDNETPMPMLQERHKVLTEAGGVLLEHGGNFRSFIDRAGNDARKMVELIVEKIPSYRDEAVYEGKKISFYKRAQILVADVWGIMEARGEGDIRNMDWLTMFADYRVPQALVYLGALRYSDTLMQMLKKRELLCSGDRREVEIRGCSIWSVELIKDRLSKLVQERDGQTCHITSVIIDFYLWPYAKQHHKEMAHIPIHQTRCIYY, from the exons ATGAACTTCTCCTTTTGGCCTGAGAATGAAATCCAACAGTGTGAGGTGACCTATAAAGGAACAACATACACAGGCTACATGACACTATGTGCTGCCATCACGAGGGCCATCGAAGAAG GTATACCCATCACCGATCCAAAGTACTTCTCTCAGATGAGTGTGGAGGAGCTGGGACATGTCCTCCGATCAGACAATGAAACACCCATGCCAATGCTTCAGGAGCGCCACAAG GTGCTGACTGAGGCCGGTGGCGTGTTGCTGGAACACGGCGGAAACTTCCGCAGTTTTATTGACAGAGCTGGGAATGATGCCCGGAAGATGGTGGAGCTCATCGTAGAAAAGATCCCATCTTACAGGGATGAAGCTGTGTATGAG GGGAAGAAAATTTCATTCTACAAGCGTGCGCAGATCCTGGTGGCGGATGTCTGGGGTATCATGGAGgccagaggagagggagacatCAGAAACATGGACTGGTTAACCATGTTTGCAGACTACAGAGTTCCACAGGCTCTTGTCTATCTTGGAGCGCTAAGATATTCTGACACATTGATGCAGATGCTGAAGAAAA GAGAGCTGCTGTGTTCAGGGGACAGGAGAGAGGTTGAGATAAGAGGTTGTTCTATTTGGTCAGTGGAGCTGATCAAAGACCGACTGTCAAAGCTGGTGCaggagagagacggacagacgTGCCACATCACTTCTGTAATCATTGATTTCTACCTGTGGCCCTACGCCAAGCAGCATCATAAAGAGATGGCCCACATTCCCATTCACCAGACACGCTGTATCTACTATTGA
- the LOC115049065 gene encoding kinesin-like protein KIF27 codes for MSELCVRVAVRVRPLLPREVLHNHQVCVRTVPDTGTGTGSEFGSGHVMLGSDRLYSFDHAFGPTANQDEVYESCVQPLVRSLLDGHNATVFCYGQTGSGKTYTLGGGGGGSRVDDEGGIIDRVAQDVFQFLGEKTKSCDDVEATVRVSYMELYMEELRDLLELHTVKKELHIREDEKGNTVVVGAKEITVSSTEELLSIVEMGNALRHTGSTGMNEHSSRSHAILTLQLIRCCHNNSSKSLSSSKLCLVDLAGSERAGKTGNTGTRLKESVQINTGLLALGNVIRALTDPARTHRGNTCNSAHIPYRAAKITRLLRDSLGGTAHTLMVACVSPSHHSVAETLSVLQFASKVRHIRNCPRAIPTHEEFKSCPTAWNPAEARLGELEYEVKTLRELLKEKEREMEMQRQRTSGKAGEGESFKQSSLMRISESSEPDQRLNQSSQYCLLAQEAAALLTDISGFSPDQNFRQQLHDWQKKLTSLNNTHQIDKDCSEEGGDQPDHLTLLQLREELKKCQKARNSMENLLEEKDAELRQVQKDVEKLLEERKTQLQALEEEKEHNRIQTEQLVDQQIQIDHLRSGLMSFRSASPGEALGAVTSGSSGKRPHSVPLIRNSCGHWLPRKIHSSPPAYSLERVMAAFKMRGHLLLAKLEEKDEVYCPFKKQWPDSKDGRQEQEEDDATSKMTFRHSLNQTWTSHQKKSPLKENKTGLDQTSNGNPLVQKSQQASGSKEKDAKQSHMRNARVSATQRRIHDLTVNIFMEEELIKELNKSYKDIQAVERHGRHNADGKEDGILARLSMQNQQVRADVYRSIQQLRLQRAKLQTNLRQQRRQTTDDDDKECGQSREQRTGDLAVCKSNDHEESEKKLCDSSWLEEEEDHVLQRRAELQELEDELKRREEVVLHREVCQQQKNNLEVRMLHSSQALSQDLLRVSAQLGSVEEQLKSSSNVRQTGGVTIEELEKERDMLKKRWDTLDVQLKENRVLSVEEWQSLLQLDEAIEALDAALEFKNQFIQDKQRKLEITNSCSYSSQRTDPAQLCDVIRKLRKLSPPEALELLIKYFNKVVCLREVERNLQLHCEELELHAGEQEQALREMEAAMKRLTVDSDRRLTQQHRDHQNNIQLLLQKLHGESQQAIQDKLQHLERELFFYKSTSRQLKKKLKDLTSGNHPSHKQEHRQTHNMEIQANTSKSQIHDDEVPTSTRIATSYTKIYDAHTDQKTELNSHMRKHADQTPYHCSLPVLQSDRKTKPEYTQINTQAQSQGGIKKAAGGSGEFLEMTPVRLCRKELRQICPADLQVSGPGTGRLGAQQSVVETSTESIMEDSIEVPRNTDR; via the exons ATGAGCGAGTTGTGTGTCCGGGTGGCGGTCCGTGTCCGTCCCCTGCTGCCCAGGGAGGTCCTCCACAACcaccaagtgtgtgtgcgcacggTGCCCGACACCGGCACCGGCACCGGGTCCGAGTTCGGCTCCGGACACGTGATGCTCGGCTCGGACCGACTCTACTCCTTCGACCACGCGTTTGGGCCGACTGCCAACCAGGACGAGGTGTACGAGTCCTGCGTCCAGCCGCTGGTCCGGTCCCTGCTGGACGGCCACAATGCCACCGTGTTCTGCTACGGACAGACCGGCTCCGGGAAGACTTACActctgggaggaggaggaggggggagccGAG tgg ATGACGAGGGCGGAATTATTGACCGCGTGGCCCAGGatgtgtttcagtttttgggGGAGAAGACCAAGAGCTGTGATGATGTGGAAGCCACAGTGCGGGTCTCATATATGGAGTTGTACATGGAGGAGCTGCGAGACCTGCTGGAGCTCCACACTGTAAAGAAAGAGCTTCATATTAGGGAGGATGAGAAGGGAAACACAG TGGTGGTGGGAGCCAAAGAGATAACCGTCTCCTCCACAGAGGAGCTTCTCAGCATCGTAGAGATGGGCAATGCTCTGCGCCACACTGGCAGCACAGGGATGAATGAGCACTCCAGTCGGTCTCATGCTATCCTCACTCTTCAGCTCATTCGATGTTGCCACAATAACTCCTCAAAGTCTctcagctcctccaaactctgTTTAGTTGACCTGGCTGGCTCTGAGCGTGCTGGAAAAACTGGCAACACTGGTACACGGCTCAAAGAGTCTGTTCAAATTAACACAGGCCTTCTTGCACTTGGCAATGTTATCCGTGCCCTGACTGACCCTGCTCGAACTCACCGGGGTAATACATGCAACAGTGCGCACATACCGTACCGTGCTGCCAAAATCACCCGTCTTCTCCGTGACTCATTGGGTGGCACTGCTCATACACTGATGGTGGCTTGTGTGAGCCCCTCTCACCACAGTGTAGCTGAGACTCTGAGTGTACTGCAGTTTGCATCCAAGGTCCGTCACATTCGCAATTGTCCCAGAGCAATACCCACTCACGAAGAGTTTAAATCATGTCCTACAGCCTGGAACCCTGCTGAGGCGCGACTAGGGGAGCTTGAGTATGAAGTAAAGACACTGAGAGAGCTactgaaagagaaggagagagagatggagatgcAAAGGCAGAGGACAAGTGGAAAAGCTGGAGAAGGGGAGAGCTTCAAACAGTCCAGTCTGATGAGGATATCTGAGTCATCTGAGCCAGATCAGAGGTTAAACCAATCATCGCAGTACTGCCTCCTGGcacaggaagctgcagctctgcttaCAGATATTTCTGGCTTCTCTCCAGATCAGAATTTTAGGCAGCAACTGCATGACTGGCAAAAGAAACTGACATCTCTCAATAACACGCATCAAATTGATAAAGACTGTTCAGAAGAAGGTGGAGACCAGCCTGATCATCTAACATTATTACAGCTCAGAGAGGAGCTCAAGAAATGCCAG AAAGCTCGCAACAGCATGGAGAACCTCTTGGAGGAGAAAGATGCAGAACTCAGGCAGGTACAGAAAGATGTTGAGAAACTTCTTGAAGAGCGTAAAACCCAGCTCCAAGCTttagaggaggaaaaggaacaTAATCGCATACAG actgaacaactTGTGGACCAGCAAATTCAGATTGATCATCTTCGCAGTGGCCTCATGAGCTTTCGGAGTGCATCCCCAGGGGAAGCATTGGGAGCAGTGACTTCTGGAAGCTCAGGCAAGAGGCCCCATAGTGTCCCTCTGATCAGAAACAGCTGTGGACATTGGCTACCCAGGAAG ATTCACTCCAGTCCACCAGCCTATTCATTGGAGAGGGTGATGGCAGCCTTTAAGATGCGAGGTCATCTTCTTCTTGCTAAACTTGAGGAAAAGGATGAAGTATACTGTCCATTCAAAAAACAATGGCCAGATAGCAAAGACGGGCGccaagagcaggaggaggatgatgctACGAGTAAAATGACATTTAG GCATTCTTTAAACCAAACTTGGACCAGCCATCAGAAAAAATCTCCTCTGAAAGAGAACAAAACTGGATTAGATCAAACATCTAACGGGAATCCTTTAGTACAGAAGTCGCAGCAAGCCTCAG GGAGCAAGGAAAAAGATGCTAAACAAAGCCATATGAGGAATGCCCGAGTCAGTGCTACCCAGAGAAGGATCCATGACCTGACAGTGAACATATTCATGGAAGAGGAACTCATCAAAGAACTCAACAAAAGTT ATAAAGACATCCAGGCAGTGGAGAGACATGGCAGGCACAATGCAGACGGAAAAGAAGATGGTATATTAGCAAGACTATCTATGCAGAACCAGCAGGTCCGAGCAGATGTATATCGCAGCATTCAGCAGCTGAGACTGCAGAGAGCGAAGCTTCAGACCAACCTCAGGCAGCAAAGACGTCAGaccactgatgatgatgacaaagaaTGTGGCCAAAGCAGG gaACAAAGAACAGGAGATTTGGCTGTATGCAAAAGCAATGACCATGAAGAGTCAGAGAAAAAG TTGTGTGACAGCAGTtggctggaggaagaggaggatcaTGTGTTACAACGAAGAGCTGAGCTGCAAGAGCTGGAGGAtgagctgaagaggagagaggaggtggtCCTGCACAGGGAGgtctgtcagcagcagaaaaacaatctGGAAGTCAGGATGCTGCACTCCAGTCAG GCTTTGAGTCAGGACCTGCTGCGTGTGTCTGCACAGTTGGGATCTGTGGAGGAGCAACTGAAGAGCAGCAGTAATGTAAGGCAGACTGGAGGAGTTACTATTGAGGAAttagagaaggagagagacatgCTTAAAAAAAGGTGGGATACTCTGGATGtacagctgaaagaaaacagagtaCTAAGTGTGGAG GAGTGGCAGTCCCTGCTCCAGCTAGATGAAGCTATCGAAGCTCTGGATGCAGCTCTGGAGTTTAAAAACCAATTCATCCAGGACAAGCAGAGAAAGCTGGAAATCACTAACTCCTGTTCATATTCATCACAACGCACTGATCCTGCCCaactctgtgatgtcatcaggaaACTGAGGAAGCTCTCACCTCCTGAAGCTTTGGAGCTCCTCATTAAGTATTTTAATAAG GTTGTTTGTCTTCGTGAGGTGGAGCGCAATTTGCAATTGCACTGTGAAGAGCTGGAGCTTCATGCTGGAGAGCAAGAGCAGGCTTTGAGGGAGATGGAAGCCGCCATGAAGCGCCTGACAGTGGATTCAGACCGTAGGCTAACCCAGCAGCACAGAGATCATCAGAACAACATCCAGTTACTCCTGCAGAAACTTCATG GAGAATCACAGCAAGCTATTCAggacaaactgcagcatctgGAAAGAGAACTGTTTTTCTACAAGAGCACTAGTCGGCAGCTCAAGAAGAAACTTAAAGACCTCACCAGTGGCAATCATCCCTCACACAAACAggagcacagacaaacacacaacatggaaatacaagcaaacacaagcaaatCCCAGATACACGATGACGAGGTTCCAACAAGCACACGTATTGCAACATCTTACACTAAAATATATGATGCGCACACAGACCAAAAGACAGAGTTAAATTCTCATATGAGGAAGCATGCAGACCAAACCCCCTATCACTGTTCCTTGCCTGTCCTCCAATCAGACAGAAAGACCAAACCTGAATACACTCAGATAAACACACAAGCGCAGTCTCAAGGGGGGATTAAAAAAGCAGCTGGTGGCAGTGGGGAATTTTTGGAGATGACACCAGTGCGTTTGTGTCGAAAAGAGCTGAGACAGATCTGTCCAGCTGATCTGCAGGTCTCTGGTCCTGGTACAGGAAGGCTGGGGGCACAGCAGTCTGTTGTGGAAACTAGCACAGAGTCAATAATGGAGGACTCCATAGAAGTGCCCAGAAACACTGACAGATAA
- the hnrnpk gene encoding heterogeneous nuclear ribonucleoprotein K, with protein sequence MDTEIEQQEETSFSNSESNGKRPAEDADEQKSFKRSRNSDEMVELRILLQSKNAGAVIGKGGKNIKALRTDYNASVSVPDSSGPERILSISADIETVGEILLKIIPTLEEYQQYNGMDFDCELRLLIHQSLAGSIIGVKGAKIKELRENTKTSIKLFQECCPQSTDRVVLVGGKTERVVECIKTMLELISEAPIKGRAQPYDPNFYDETYEYGGFTMMFEERGGGRRLMGAFPMRGGRSGGGDRGFDRMPSSRGGRGPMPPSRRDYDEMSPRRGPPPPHPNRVGRGSSRGRNMPMGHSHRGGDDRYYDSYRGSDDRSTDRRGRPDRYSDNMSGGGYDNSSSWDSYPSGGRGSYNDMGGPVITTQVTIPKDLAGSIIGKGGQRIKQIRHESGASIKIDEPLEGSEDRIITITGTQDQIQNAQYLLQNSVKQYSGHLL encoded by the exons ATGGACACAGAAATTGAACAACAAGAAGAGACCTCATTCAGTAACTCAGAGAGTAATG GAAAGCGCCCTGCTGAGGATGCAGATGAGCAGAAATCATTCAAGCGTTCCAGGAACTCAGACGAGATGGTTGAGCTCCGCATCCTTTTGCAGAGCAAA AATGCAGGGGCTGTAATTGGAAAAGGTGGCAAAAACATCAAAGCGCTGCGTACAGAC TACAATGCCAGTGTGTCAGTCCCAGACAGCAGTGGGCCTGAGCG CATCCTGAGTATCAGTGCTGACATCGAGACGGTTGGAGAAATCCTGCTGAAGATTATCCCAACATTGGAGGAG TACCAGCAGTATAATGGTATGGATTTTGACTGTGAGCTGCGACTCCTAATCCATCAGAGCCTCGCTGGATCGATCATCGGGGTAAAGGGAGCCAAGATCAAGGAGCTTCGGGAG AATACAAAGACGAGCATCAAATTGTTTCAGGAGTGTTGTCCTCAGTCGACCGACCGAGTGGTGCTGGTTGGcggaaaaacagaaagagtaGTGGAGTGTATCAAGACAATGTTGGAGCTCATCTCAGAA GCTCCCATAAAGGGCCGTGCACAGCCCTATGACCCAAACTTCTATGATGAAACATATGAATATGGTGGATTCACCATGATGTTTGAGGAGAGGGGGGGTGGCCGCAGGCTTATGGGAGCTTTCCCCATGCGTGGGGGCAGGTCCGGAGGTGGAGACCGTGGGTTTGACCGAATGCCCTCTAGTAGAGGGGGACGGGGTCCAATGCCTCCTTCTCGTCGGGATTACGATGAAATGAGCCCTCGCCGAGgtcctcctccacctcacccGAATAGAGTTGGAAGGGGGAGTAGCCGTGGACGCAATATGCCCATGGGACATTCACACAGAGGAGG AGATGATCGTTACTATGACTCGTACCGTGGCTCAGATGACAGGTCAAC TGACAGAAGAGGCAGACCGGATCGCTATAGCGATAACATG agTGGAGGAGGATATG ACAACAGTTCTTCCTGGGATAGCTACCCGTCAG GTGGACGTGGCTCATATAATGACATGGGTGGCCCTGTCATCACCACACAAGTGACGATCCCTAAAGAT CTGGCTGGCTCTATCATTGGCAAGGGAGGCCAGCGCATAAAACAGATCCGCCATGAGTCTGGAGCATCCATTAAGATCGATGAGCCTCTGGAAGGTTCTGAGGACCgaatcatcaccatcactggCACCCAGGATCAGATCCAGAACGCCCAGTACCTTCTACAGAACAG tgtgaagCAGTACTCTGGTCATTTGCTGTAG
- the gkap1 gene encoding G kinase-anchoring protein 1 isoform X1: MASSAMITVPTTASRFALLQIDSDSDSDTSEPGKTTTKGGRDPSGKPRQGKAGAAGGKAGQGSDKKKDKKKKKKEQQQSEANELRNLAFKKIPQKSSAPPPCMSLSGIASELLSPGSVDHNIPSEGWQQWKQRDEQITTELYEADLEKALILSKLEYEQQKQQNNTNTSSPKSRGGKEGGGKKDKKKNQQTKDKKTVSLQDFQAEGSVEHSTKKQDKEDSRAANLALGIGQEERFFNKLEDDVTRIIQQEKRREQYANSQGQEVNTSTEHELDPRAEQLKYELEKKDQEIDKLKKTISQWEVKYREVKARNAQLLKMLQQGEMKDKAEILLQVDELLHIKEELSSQVTLLHAALEQERSKIKGLQTEQPKHQGNKKGKKGSEMDL, from the exons ATGGCATCGTCTGCAATGATCACAGTCCCCACCACCGCCTCCCGCTTCGCCCTGCTCCAGATAGATTCGGATTCGGACTCTGACACCTCCGAGCCGGGGAAGACCACCACGAAAGGGGGCCGGGATCCCTCTGGGAAGCCCCGACAAGGAAAGGCAGGAGCAGCCGGGGGCAAAGCCGGTCAGGGCAGCGACAAGAAGaaggacaagaaaaagaagaagaaggagcagcagcagagtgaggcCAATGag CTGCGTAATCTGGCCTTCAAGAAGATTCCTCAGAAATCCAGTGCCCCTCCACCCTGTATGTCACTGTCAGGAATAGCCAGTGAACTTCTCAGTCCTGGGTCAGTTGACCACAATATACCTTCAGAGGGGTGGCAGCAGTGGAAGCAGAGGGATGAGCAG ATAACCACTGAACTATATGAGGCAGACCTGGAAAAGGCCTTGATTCTGAGTAAACTGGAGTACGAACAACAGAAACAG cagaacaacacaaacacatcctcaCCAAAGTCACGGGGAGGAAAAGAAGGTGGAGGGAAgaaggacaaaaagaagaatcagcagacaaaagacaaaaagacagtttCATTGCAGGACTTCCAGGCTGAAGGCAGTGTAG AACATTCAACtaagaaacaagacaaagag GACTCCAGAGCAGCTAACCTGGCACTTGGAATTGGGCAGGAGGAGCGTTTCTTTAATAAACTGGAAGATGATGTGACTCGAATAATCCAACAGGAGAAGAGACGTGAGCAGTACGCTAACAGTCAGGGGCAGGAAGTTAACACGTCCACAGAGCACGAACTG GACCCCCGCGCAGAGCAACTAAAATACGAACTGGAGAAGAAAGACCAGGAAATCGATAAACTAAAGAAGACAATTTCACAGTGGGAG GTGAAATACAGAGAGGTGAAAGCAAGAAATGCCCAATTGCTGAAGATGCTCCAACAGGGAGAGA TGAAAGATAAAGCAGAAATCCTTCTACAGGTAGATGAGCTACTACATATAAAAGAGGAACTGTCCTCACAG gtaacaTTACTACACGCTGCCCTTGAACAAGAAAGATCAAAAATCAAAGGTCTACAGACAGAACAGCCGAAACATCAG ggaaacaaaaaaggaaaaaaaggatcAGAAATGGATCTATGA
- the qng1 gene encoding queuosine 5'-phosphate N-glycosylase/hydrolase isoform X1 — METPLLPRESGRFIAEHSRDVFVEEDGVEKVAEMLYTLRHSDSLTAGGWKDANPLAPAPTSDQALNWVFVVDTMNFSFWPENEIQQCEVTYKGTTYTGYMTLCAAITRAIEEGIPITDPKYFSQMSVEELGHVLRSDNETPMPMLQERHKVLTEAGGVLLEHGGNFRSFIDRAGNDARKMVELIVEKIPSYRDEAVYEGKKISFYKRAQILVADVWGIMEARGEGDIRNMDWLTMFADYRVPQALVYLGALRYSDTLMQMLKKRELLCSGDRREVEIRGCSIWSVELIKDRLSKLVQERDGQTCHITSVIIDFYLWPYAKQHHKEMAHIPIHQTRCIYY, encoded by the exons ATGGAAACACCTCTGCTTCCTCGTGAGTCTGGCAGGTTTATAGCAGAACATAGTCGGGATGTGTTTGTGGAGGAGGACGGAGTAGAGAAGGTGGCAGAGATGCTCTACACTCTCCGCCACAGTGACAGTCTGACTGCCGGTGGCTGGAAGGATGCAAATCCACTGGCCCCAGCACCCACATCTGACCAG GCCTTGAATTGGGTGTTTGTGGTAGACACCATGAACTTCTCCTTTTGGCCTGAGAATGAAATCCAACAGTGTGAGGTGACCTATAAAGGAACAACATACACAGGCTACATGACACTATGTGCTGCCATCACGAGGGCCATCGAAGAAG GTATACCCATCACCGATCCAAAGTACTTCTCTCAGATGAGTGTGGAGGAGCTGGGACATGTCCTCCGATCAGACAATGAAACACCCATGCCAATGCTTCAGGAGCGCCACAAG GTGCTGACTGAGGCCGGTGGCGTGTTGCTGGAACACGGCGGAAACTTCCGCAGTTTTATTGACAGAGCTGGGAATGATGCCCGGAAGATGGTGGAGCTCATCGTAGAAAAGATCCCATCTTACAGGGATGAAGCTGTGTATGAG GGGAAGAAAATTTCATTCTACAAGCGTGCGCAGATCCTGGTGGCGGATGTCTGGGGTATCATGGAGgccagaggagagggagacatCAGAAACATGGACTGGTTAACCATGTTTGCAGACTACAGAGTTCCACAGGCTCTTGTCTATCTTGGAGCGCTAAGATATTCTGACACATTGATGCAGATGCTGAAGAAAA GAGAGCTGCTGTGTTCAGGGGACAGGAGAGAGGTTGAGATAAGAGGTTGTTCTATTTGGTCAGTGGAGCTGATCAAAGACCGACTGTCAAAGCTGGTGCaggagagagacggacagacgTGCCACATCACTTCTGTAATCATTGATTTCTACCTGTGGCCCTACGCCAAGCAGCATCATAAAGAGATGGCCCACATTCCCATTCACCAGACACGCTGTATCTACTATTGA
- the gkap1 gene encoding G kinase-anchoring protein 1 isoform X2, with amino-acid sequence MASSAMITVPTTASRFALLQIDSDSDSDTSEPGKTTTKGGRDPSGKPRQGKAGAAGGKAGQGSDKKKDKKKKKKEQQQSEANELRNLAFKKIPQKSSAPPPCMSLSGIASELLSPGSVDHNIPSEGWQQWKQRDEQITTELYEADLEKALILSKLEYEQQKQNNTNTSSPKSRGGKEGGGKKDKKKNQQTKDKKTVSLQDFQAEGSVEHSTKKQDKEDSRAANLALGIGQEERFFNKLEDDVTRIIQQEKRREQYANSQGQEVNTSTEHELDPRAEQLKYELEKKDQEIDKLKKTISQWEVKYREVKARNAQLLKMLQQGEMKDKAEILLQVDELLHIKEELSSQVTLLHAALEQERSKIKGLQTEQPKHQGNKKGKKGSEMDL; translated from the exons ATGGCATCGTCTGCAATGATCACAGTCCCCACCACCGCCTCCCGCTTCGCCCTGCTCCAGATAGATTCGGATTCGGACTCTGACACCTCCGAGCCGGGGAAGACCACCACGAAAGGGGGCCGGGATCCCTCTGGGAAGCCCCGACAAGGAAAGGCAGGAGCAGCCGGGGGCAAAGCCGGTCAGGGCAGCGACAAGAAGaaggacaagaaaaagaagaagaaggagcagcagcagagtgaggcCAATGag CTGCGTAATCTGGCCTTCAAGAAGATTCCTCAGAAATCCAGTGCCCCTCCACCCTGTATGTCACTGTCAGGAATAGCCAGTGAACTTCTCAGTCCTGGGTCAGTTGACCACAATATACCTTCAGAGGGGTGGCAGCAGTGGAAGCAGAGGGATGAGCAG ATAACCACTGAACTATATGAGGCAGACCTGGAAAAGGCCTTGATTCTGAGTAAACTGGAGTACGAACAACAGAAACAG aacaacacaaacacatcctcaCCAAAGTCACGGGGAGGAAAAGAAGGTGGAGGGAAgaaggacaaaaagaagaatcagcagacaaaagacaaaaagacagtttCATTGCAGGACTTCCAGGCTGAAGGCAGTGTAG AACATTCAACtaagaaacaagacaaagag GACTCCAGAGCAGCTAACCTGGCACTTGGAATTGGGCAGGAGGAGCGTTTCTTTAATAAACTGGAAGATGATGTGACTCGAATAATCCAACAGGAGAAGAGACGTGAGCAGTACGCTAACAGTCAGGGGCAGGAAGTTAACACGTCCACAGAGCACGAACTG GACCCCCGCGCAGAGCAACTAAAATACGAACTGGAGAAGAAAGACCAGGAAATCGATAAACTAAAGAAGACAATTTCACAGTGGGAG GTGAAATACAGAGAGGTGAAAGCAAGAAATGCCCAATTGCTGAAGATGCTCCAACAGGGAGAGA TGAAAGATAAAGCAGAAATCCTTCTACAGGTAGATGAGCTACTACATATAAAAGAGGAACTGTCCTCACAG gtaacaTTACTACACGCTGCCCTTGAACAAGAAAGATCAAAAATCAAAGGTCTACAGACAGAACAGCCGAAACATCAG ggaaacaaaaaaggaaaaaaaggatcAGAAATGGATCTATGA